The Clostridium aceticum genomic interval GACAAAGGGGAGACTGCATGCTATTATCGAATCTCTTATGACCATGAGCCACTTCATTGTGGAATCTGGCATCAGCCACTTAGCGCAAAAGGAACTTCATAAAAAGACGATTCAGGTATTGGAGGAACAAAAAAAGAAAATAGAGTTAGAAAAGACACTCCAAGAGGTGAAAATGGGGGTATTACAGGCACAGCTAAGTCCTCACTTTCTTTTCAACACCTTAAGCGTCATTGGTGAATTGGCTTATATGCAAGGAGCCAAGGAGGCAGCGGAAACTACCTTTGCCCTTTCTAGTCTACTAAGAACTACTTTGAAGAAGTCAGAGGAGATGGTAACGGTAAGAGAAGAGTTAGCCTATATTCAAGATTATTTATTTATTCAAAAAAAGCGCTTCCAGCATCTTATCCAAACAAAGATAAATATGAAGGAAGCGGTTTTGGACATAGAGATTCCCTTTATGACATTGCAAATATTGGTAGAAAATACTATAGCCCACGGCGTAGAGGCTTTAGGCAAGGAAGTTACTATTATTATAGAAGGAAAAAAGGTGAGGGATCATATTTATCTTCAAGTAATAGACAATGGTTGTGGTATAAAAAAAGAAGTAATGGAGAAATTATTTGATAAAAATAGTGATGAAAAAAAAGGAACTGGTATTGGGCTGAACAATTTGAAGGAGAGGTTTTCTTATTATTACGGAGAAGACTTTCAGTTTGATGTGCAAAGCCAGCGAGGAGAAGGTACCAAGGTATTTATAAAACTACCAATAACCAATTACAAAAAGGAGTCTGAGTAATGAAGTTATTAGTTGTAGATGATGAAAAGATGATTAAAGAATATATCCGATTTGTTATTAAAGAGGAAGCATTGAATATACAAGTATCAGAGGCTTCCACTGGTAAAGAAGCTCTTGAGATGGCAAAAAAAACAAAACCCTTTGCTATTATGATGGATATTAAGATGCCAGAGGGTAATGGGTTAGAAGCAGCAAGAAAAATTGTGGAGGTATTACCCGGCATAAAGATTGTTTTTCTTTCTGCCTATGATAAGTTTGAGTATGCACAAGAAGCTTTACGATTAGGAGCTATAGATTATTTACTGAAGCCCATTGCTCCAAAAGACTTAAAGAAGCTTCTGGAAAGATTGCTGGATTTAACAGAAAAAGCCACAGAAAAACCTTTTACAATAAGTGAAGGGGAAAACTACGAAGACGAAGTGGTTGTAAAAGCAAGAGAATATATAGAAGCTCATTATCATGAGAAAGTACAGTTACAGGATGTGGCAAATTATGCTGGTTTAAGCAGCACCTATTTTTCTAAGTTTTTTAAGCAAAAAACTGGTATCAATTTTTCCAGCTATTTAAACAAGGTAAGACTTTATAAAGCCAAGGAACTTATGAAAAACCCCAATCTAAACTTAAATGAAATTTCCTATAGGGTAGGTTATGAGGACTTAAGTTATTTTAGTATAGTGTTTCAGCGATATGAAGGTATGACACCTACCAGTTATAGACGACAGCTTATGACAAAATAATAAAAAATAACAAAAAAGTAAAAGCCACCATGACAAAAGATTCTAACTATTCCTTCAAATAATAAATAGTTTTGAGTCTTTTTTTTTGATAAAGTATATAAAAAAGCAACGAGGAGTTGAAATAATCATGAAAATAAACAATACTTACCAGGGTGTAGATCGAGCACCCCATCGTTCTCTATTTTATGCTATGGGTTATTTACCAGAGGACTTAAAAAAACCAATTATCGGGGTAGTGAACGCCCATAACGAAGTGATCCCAGGACACTTTCACTTAGATGAGATAGCACAGGCAGTAAAACTAGGGGTAAGTGCAGGGGGTGGAACCCCTATGGAGTTTCCTGTAATCGGTATATGTGATGGTATCGCTATGAACCATAGTGGTATGAAGTACCCTCTGTCCACTAGAGAGCTTATTGCGGATTCTATTGAAGCT includes:
- a CDS encoding response regulator transcription factor; amino-acid sequence: MKLLVVDDEKMIKEYIRFVIKEEALNIQVSEASTGKEALEMAKKTKPFAIMMDIKMPEGNGLEAARKIVEVLPGIKIVFLSAYDKFEYAQEALRLGAIDYLLKPIAPKDLKKLLERLLDLTEKATEKPFTISEGENYEDEVVVKAREYIEAHYHEKVQLQDVANYAGLSSTYFSKFFKQKTGINFSSYLNKVRLYKAKELMKNPNLNLNEISYRVGYEDLSYFSIVFQRYEGMTPTSYRRQLMTK